In Macrotis lagotis isolate mMagLag1 chromosome 8, bilby.v1.9.chrom.fasta, whole genome shotgun sequence, a single genomic region encodes these proteins:
- the CD72 gene encoding B-cell differentiation antigen CD72 produces the protein MAESITYADLRFVKSPLKKSLSARPKQDPEEDEDGELTYENVQVPSTKDIFPSQAQLGHGGQLEGEKTAKSVTSSYSVTSPIARRILRCPVTWTPYILLSLVGTCMLLGATTISLGIQYMQISHQLRNTNQDLKDTNGSLWQQLQIGDIQLSRKEKELQAAREELNQIMKNLDEEKEQQQRVQNGLLTCKLEQEKTDLSLKNSMEEKRNLEEKLKALQNRLKQVQPLFNCPSQGLEHFPEYCCPLGWILFNKKCLYVSRRWKTWKQSDSFCQSLSSKLTHLQREDKEWREVLEKENQEKGEFWIQKLQNYWSGETYCSYWTFFSNGKLKQNCAYVLPFICEKEAFIWPVEMEEHFLH, from the exons ATGGCTGAGTCTATCACCTATGCAGATCTGCGCTTTGTGAAATCTCCTCTGAAGAAAAGTCTTTCAGCTAGGCCGAAGCAGG ACCCTGAGGAGGATGAGGATGGAGAGCTCACCTATGAAAATGTGCAGGTACCTTCAACCAAGGATATTTTCCCCAGCCAAGCTCAGCTTGGCCATGGGGGCCAATTGG AAGGAGAAAAGACAGCAAAATCAGTTACTTCATCTTATTCAGTGACATCCCCAATTGCCAGAAGGATTCTTCGCT GTCCTGTGACTTGGACACCATATATTCTCCTGAGCCTGGTGGGCACCTGTATGCTATTGGGGGCCACTACTATCAGCCTGGGCATTCAGT ACATGCAGATATCTCACCAGCTCAGAAACACCAACCAGGACCTGAAAGACACCAATGGTAGCCTATGGCAGCAGCTCCAAATAGGGGATATACAGTtgtcaagaaaagaaaaggagctgCAGGCTGCCAGGGAAGAGCTGAACCAGATCATGAAGAACCTGGATGAAGAAAAGGAGCAGCAACAGAGAGTTCAGAACGGATTGCTGACATGCAAGTTGGAACAGGAAAAGACAGACCTGAGCCTGAAGAACAGTATGGAGGAGAAGAGAAACCTGGAAGAAAAGCTGAAAGCCTTGCAGAATAGACTGAAGCAAGTCCAGCCCCTTTTCAATTGCCCATCCCAAG GCCTGGAGCATTTTCCAGAATACTGCTGTCCCTTGGGGTGGATCCTATTTAATAAGAAATGCCTGTACGTCTCAAGAAGATGGAAGACTTGGAAACAGAGTGACTCCTTTTGTCAATCTCTGTCCTCAAAGCTTACTCATCTGCAAAGGGAAGATAAA GAATGGAGAGAGgtacttgaaaaagaaaatcaagaaaaaggagAATTCTGGATTCAGAAATTGCAAAATTACTGGTCAGG AGAAACCTATTGTTCATATTGGACATTTTTTTCTAATGGAAAACTCAAGCAAAACTGTGCTTATGTTTTGCCATTCATCTGTGAGAAAGAAGCCTTCATCTGGCCTGTTGAGATGGAGGAACATTTCTTACACTGA